A segment of the Candidatus Nitrososphaera gargensis Ga9.2 genome:
TTATTTACAGGCGCAGCCATTTGTCATTCATGACCATGAATGAGGTGTTTGTGGAGGTCACTAGGAAAGGTTGTGTCATGATACCAAAAGCGTTCAGAGAGAAACATCACATCGAGGGCAAGGCGCTCCTTGTTGACACCAAGGAAGGAGTTCTGATAAAGTCCATTCTAGATCCTCTGACAGAGAAAGGCTCCCTGAAGAAGCTCTTTGCAGGCAGAACAACAAAGCAACTGCTCAGGGAGGCTAGGTTCGAGGAGGAAAAAGCATAACGAACAACTTTCAAGTTCGTATGCATACAACATCACCATTATGGTGATGTTAGCGACATACGCACTCGAGTACGCGACAGAACTATGACCGGAGAAACGGGGGCAACCTCTCCAGGAAGCCGGTGGCCTTCAGGGCTTGGTGGTTCACTGTGCCTGAGCGGTTCTTACATACATCCAGACCTTGCTGCCTGTGCTTTCCCGTCCCGCATGAACGAATCCCCACTTTTTGTAGTATCCTGCCTTTTCCCTGTTTGTTTCAAGACAGAGTACCGCACACCCGACCTTCTGGCCCACTTCTATTGCAAGCCCTAGGCAGTATTTGCATATCGATAGCCCGATTCTTTTGTTACGATACTTCTTGTCTACGCCCATTTGACCCAGTAGCATAGCGGGATAGTATTTTGTAGTCGCACCTTCGACTGCGTGACCGTCAGCAAGTTTCTTCACTTCTATTGCAGACATGGATACTGCACAGAAGGCGACGACCTTGCCATCGTATCGGACAGTGTAAACTCTGCTTAAGTTGCTGTCTTCATAGAGTCTGGCTTTCTTGCGTATGAATTCGTCTACTCCAAGAGGATCGGACCCATCATCTTCGGTGAAGTCATTGTTTGAGAAATCGTCTTTAGGCGTAAAATGGGAAAAATCAAGGTCGTCTGGATTGATCAAGTCCTGCAGTGCTTTTTGTAGAACTGGTGAGCATCTCTTAAAGATTCCTTCTCTTTGCTAGAAAGAGGCCTGGACATGTATTTCAGAAACTCTTCGGCATCCTTGCCCTCCAGAACAGGAACCTTAAGATCGGTGGTTGCCATGTTATCGACGTGTTGTTCTGGAACAACATCTTAGATAAACCTTACTTTGTAACCAGGTCGTCTGGAAACCCGGGTTGCAAGGTAGCTTTCAAGGTAAGAGATTCCCGACCAAGACTTGACACGCTTCGTTAAGTGCCGTAGTTATGACCGACAATGGGTTTTCAGATGGCATCTGTACGCACCCAAGACTGCGACATACAATAAAGATTTATAGATGATAATTACATATAGATATATGGTCGGTAAAGACAAGAGAACGTGGAGCCTGAGGCTATCTTCTGAGACCATTTCAGTAATCGAGAGTATCATGCTTGACGTAAAGATGGATATGATAAAGAAGCAGAGAGGCAGATGGAGCGTGCCGGAGGACGAGGTCTTCAGGGCTGTAATGAAAGAACACCTTGAATGCATCGGGAAAAAAGACAAAGAACGTTATCAGCAACTGGTTAAACAGATCGAAGAGACCGGAGGAAGCGGATTCTTCAAGGAGTGATTATTGACAAATGATAATACTGCAAAATGGAGAACAACTCATCAGGAAAGATGGTGCCGAGCTATTCAGCGACGAAAAGAAGTTCGGAAAGGGTACGCTCTATCTCACAAACATAAGAATGATGTTTGAAACGGAAAATGGTATGGTGCAACGGCTTATTGTTTTACACTCTATCCAATCTGTAGTTCCAGTCAAGAAACACGAATTCACCGTTTCATACATGAACGATGACAGTACCGGAATATTCACGGACAGATATAAGATTATGGATGGAGAGAAGTGTGAAGACTGGATTGAAGATTTCCGAAACATATGCAATACTTCCATGTTATCTGGCGCAAATTCG
Coding sequences within it:
- a CDS encoding GNAT family N-acetyltransferase, whose protein sequence is MINPDDLDFSHFTPKDDFSNNDFTEDDGSDPLGVDEFIRKKARLYEDSNLSRVYTVRYDGKVVAFCAVSMSAIEVKKLADGHAVEGATTKYYPAMLLGQMGVDKKYRNKRIGLSICKYCLGLAIEVGQKVGCAVLCLETNREKAGYYKKWGFVHAGRESTGSKVWMYVRTAQAQ
- a CDS encoding AbrB/MazE/SpoVT family DNA-binding domain-containing protein, with protein sequence MTMNEVFVEVTRKGCVMIPKAFREKHHIEGKALLVDTKEGVLIKSILDPLTEKGSLKKLFAGRTTKQLLREARFEEEKA